A single genomic interval of Odontesthes bonariensis isolate fOdoBon6 chromosome 3, fOdoBon6.hap1, whole genome shotgun sequence harbors:
- the bap1 gene encoding ubiquitin carboxyl-terminal hydrolase BAP1: MNKGWLELESDPGLFTLLVEDFGVKGVQVEEIYDLQSKCQSPVYGFIFLFKWIEERRSRRKVNTLVDETSVIDEEIVNDMFFAHQLIPNSCATHALLSVLLNCSGVELGTTLSRMKAFTKGFSPESKGYAIGNAPELARAHNSHARPEPRHLPEKQNGISAVRTMEAFHFVSYVPIKDRLFELDGLKAYPIDHGPWGEDEEWTDKARRVIMERIGLATAGEPYHDIRFNLMAVVPDRRMKYESKLEILKRNRQTVLEGLQKMIRLTQTDVAHDKKQPDSSSPDESTAIIKKEADVGPDSVDESAAQSKEASSLSGSTKVMGKPSIPTTGGPQQVTSPNAIVQRLPAFLDNHNYAKSPMQEEEDLAAGVGRSRIQPAPQPPYSDEEDDYDEDEEEVTGSASTSSRFRRKASLRSRAGRAGSGMESQIALNVLAEKLKKEAQRKDALNTPLSVRTEGRTGGVSITSASQPSPTPSNESTDTASEIGSAFNSPLRSPARSQAATRPSSPVASHLSRVLFGEDEMLRLDSRHNRAVRELGPSVSVAMLHLQDDGVIYALPPSGDLAAEGTKRPCTPEKVKIKEQADEKDGKKEVDEGPSVEVKKEEVNKDRAEGKAGKEKLNATESGADSKPTGDKYSPKELLALLKCVEADIANFEVYLKEEVEKRKKYKIDDQRRTHNYDEFICTFISMLAQEGMLASLVEQNISVRRRQGVSIGRLHKQRKPDRRKRSRPYKAKRQ; encoded by the exons atgaataaagGGTGGCTGGAGCTCGAGAGTGATCCAG GCCTGTTCACTCTGCTCGTTGAAGATTTTG GTGTCAAAGGTGTCCAAGTCGAGGAAATCTATGATCTTCAAAGTAAATGTCAAAG TCCCGTCTACGGCTTCATCTTCCTGTTCAAGTGGATTGAGGAGCGTCGGTCCAGAAGGAAAGTTAACACTTTGGTGGATGAGACTTCTGTCATTGACGAGGAAATAGTAAATGATATGTTCTTTGCTCATCAG CTAATACCAAACTCGTGTGCCACCCATGCGTTGCTGAGTGTTCTTCTGAACTGCAGTGGAGTTGAGCTTGGCACCACCCTCAGTCGCATGAAGGCTTTCACAAAAGGCTTCAGTCCAGAA agcaAAGGTTATGCAATAGGAAATGCCCCAGAGCTCGCCAGAGCACACAACAGCCATGCCAG ACCGGAGCCCAGGCACCTGCCGGAGAAACAGAATGGGATCAGTGCGGTGCGGACAATGGAGGCATTCCATTTTGTCAGCTATGTGCCCATCAAAGACCGCCTGTTTGAGCTTGATGGTCTCAAGGCTTATCCCATTGACCATG GGCCTTGGGGAGAGGATGAGGAATGGACTGATAAGGCTCGCCGTGTTATCATGGAGAGGATTGGACTGGCCACTGCTGG CGAGCCATACCATGACATCCGCTTCAACCTCATGGCAGTGGTGCCTGACCGCAGAATGAAGTACGAGTCCAAACTAGAAATTCTAAAGAGGAATCGACAGACTGTTCTTGAGGGTCTACAGAAG ATGATCCGGCTGACTCAGACCGATGTTGCCCACGACAAGAAGCAGCCGGACTCTTCCTCTCCAGATGAAAGCACCGCAATCATCAAGAAAGAAGCAGATGTCGGGCCAG ATTCAGTGGATGAGTCAGCGGCTCAGTCAAAGGAGGCTTCTAGCCTCTCGGGAAGCACTAAAGTCATGGGCAAACCATCAATCCCCACCACAGGAGGTCCCCAGCAAGTCACCAGTCCTAACGCCATTGTTCAGCGCCTGCCTGCCTTCCTTGACAACCACAACTATGCCAAGTCTCCAATGCAG GAGGAGGAAGATCTCGCAGCTGGAGTCGGTCGCTCTCGGATACAGCCCGCCCCCCAGCCTCCGTACTCAGATGAAGAAGATGACTATGATGAGGATGAGGAAGAAGTGACAGGTTCTGCGAGCACATCTAGCAG atTTCGGCGGAAGGCGAGTCTGCGCTCAAGAGCAGGGCGGGCTGGGAGTGGAATGGAGAGCCAGATTGCCCTCAATGTTTTGGCTgagaagctgaagaaggaggctCAAAGAAAAGATGCTCTAAATACTCCTCTGTCTGTGCGCACCGAGGGTCGCACCGGAGGTGTTTCCatcacatctgcttcacagccttCCCCCACACCCAGCAATGAAAGCACAGACACAGCCTCTGAGATTGGCAGCGCTTTCAACTCCCCCCTGCGCTCGCCGGCTCGCTCTCAGGCTGCCACGCGCCCATCAAGTCCAGTTGCATCCCATCTGTCGCGCGTGCTGTTTGGGGAAGACGAGATGTTGCGGCTAGACTCCAGACATAACCGTGCTGTGAGAGAACTCGGCCCCTCTGTCAGTGTAGCGATGCTACACTTGCAGGACGATGGAGTCATTTATGCTCTCCCTCCATCTG ggGATTTGGCTGCTGAAGGCACGAAGCGGCCCTGCACTCCTGAGAAAGTAAAAATCAAGGAGCAAGCAGATGAAAAAGATGGCAAAAAAGAGGTAGATGAGGGACCATCTGTAGAGGTGAAGAAAGAAGAGGTGAACAAAGACAGAGCAGAAGGGAAAGCTGGGAAAGAAAAGCTTAATGCTACAGAATCTGGTGCTGACAGCAAACCCACTGGAGATAAGTACTCACCAAAA GAGCTGCTTGCACTGCTCAAGTGTGTTGAGGCTGACATTGCAAATTTTGAGGTGTATCTAAAGGAGGAAgtggagaagagaaaaaaatacaaa aTCGATGATCAGAGGAGGACCCACAATTATGACGAGTTTATCTGCACATTTATATCGATGCTGGCCCAAGAAG GCATGTTGGCCAGCCTCGTGGAGCAAAACATTTCTGTGCGCCGTCGGCAGGGCGTGAGTATCGGCCGCCTGCACAAACAGAGGAAGCCTGATCGGAGGAAACGCTCCAGACCTTACAAAGCCAAGCGTCAGTAG